In Carassius gibelio isolate Cgi1373 ecotype wild population from Czech Republic chromosome B13, carGib1.2-hapl.c, whole genome shotgun sequence, one genomic interval encodes:
- the LOC127970507 gene encoding uncharacterized protein K02A2.6-like, which yields MAATVGSLSEFSEKDGDWVEYVERLEHFFLANDIVDEEKQRSILLSVCGAKTYRLIRNLATPQKPGEIGFKEIVEMVQNHLNPKPSVIVQRFKFHTHSRKSGVTVAEFVAELRQLSEHCEFRAVLEDMLRDRLVCGINDDVIQRRLLGEATLTFKKALDIALAMETAANNTMDIKNAGGGTLSDTAHFVAKECKSSSGRPTECYRCGGPHFANDCGFKDAVCHNCQKRGHIAKKCRGAKHKQTKGWGKAPKPNTHHLQSEDFEEQCSFNMFNIRGQPRAQPIYATIKVNGEELNMEVDTGASASVISQTTFNRLWSSGGAPAMEETSIRLRTYTGECIPLVGAIKVDIVYQEQQAAVTLLVVEGEGPSLLGRDLLQKIHLNWGQIWGEIKHTTVVQDIIGKYADVFKEELGTLRGTTVKLCVDPKAQPRFFKPRTVPYAMKAKVEAELERLQRAGVIEPVEFSDWAAPIVPVVKEDGEVRICGDYKMTINQASQLDTYPLPRVEDLFATLAGGKTFTKLDMSHAYQQLLLDEDSKQYVTINTHKGLFKYNRLVFGVASSPAIFQRTMDNLFQNIPQVAVYLDDILVTGKTEEEHLQNLDLVLKRMSEAGLRLKCSKCVFQAPSVTYLGHRISAQGLSPVEDKVRAIKEAPTPKDIAELRSFLGLVNYYGKFLPDLSTVLAPLYQLLHKGCVWRWQQDQDNAFQHVKGLLHSTRLLVHFDPDKEVILSCDASPYGLGAVLSHRMEDGSEKPISYVSRTLTAAEKGYSQLEKEGLAVVFAVKRFHHYLFGRPFTIFTDHKPLMGLFSETKGIPPMASARIQRWALTLSAYQYSIEYKVGSDNANADAFSRLPLPDTPHHTGFPPETVFLMDRLSQAPVTAKQIKLWTERDPVLSQVKRWVMQGWPATVEQEGFKPYVKRKLELSVLDGCLLWGSRVIVPPPGRAQVMDELHEAHPGVSRMKSLARSFVWWPGMDCALEEKVKVCSQCQSNLKMPAAAPLHPWQWPGRPWSRLHLDFAGPFMGRMFLVLVDAHSKWLEAHIMSNITALTTTDTLRSIFATHGLPDTIVTDNGPTFTSEVFKEFMDRNGIRHVCTAPYHPASNGLAERAVETFKEGLRKMSGQSVETKLARFLFQYRITPHTTTGVSPAEMLLGRRPKSHLDLLQPDIRARVARYQEEQKARRDQHAKERHFHPGDRVYVKNFAIGSPWLPGVIHRQTGPVSFVVELCDGRQVRRHQDHLRVRHDGGGKSSHGSHGVSCKVSGSGSAEAVPIAPGHAEMSHEGLSEPSEEAPDELSEQAATADPAQSIPGGPEPASSSEDTITELRRSKRQHKPPNRLTC from the coding sequence ATGGCTGCTACTGTCGGCTCGCTCAGTGAGTTCTCCGAGAAGGATGGTGACTGGGTGGAATATGTCGAGAGACTGGAGCACTTTTTCCTGGCTAATGACATTGTGGATGAGGAGAAACAACGATCAATCCTCCTGAGTGTGTGCGGGGCTAAAACGTACAGATTGATCCGAAATCTTGCAACGCCGCAGAAACCGGGAGAGATCGGGTTCAAAGAAATTGTGGAGATGGTGCAAAATCACCTCAATCCCAAGCCCTCGGTGATTGTGCAGCGCTTCAAGTTTCACACGCATTCACGCAAGTCAGGAGTGACAGTGGCGGAGTTTGTAGCGGAACTGAGGCAGCTTTCCGAGCACTGTGAGTTCAGGGCAGTGCTGGAGGACATGTTGCGGGACAGGTTAGTCTGTGGAATTAACGATGACGTCATACAGCGCCGCTTATTGGGTGAAGCCACACTGACTTTCAAAAAGGCTTTGGACATTGCCCTAGCCATGGAGACGGCGGCAAACAACACGATGGACATAAAAAATGCAGGGGGAGGGACGCTATCAGATACTGCCCATTTTGTAGCAAAAGAATGCAAAAGTAGTTCAGGAAGACCCACAGAGTGTTATCGTTGTGGGGGTCCGCATTTTGCGAATGACTGTGGCTTTAAAGACGCTGTTTGCCATAATTGCCAGAAAAGGGGGCATATTGCAAAAAAGTGCAGGGGTGCTAAACATAAACAGACAAAAGGATGGGGAAAAGCACCTAAGCCCAACACACATCACCTGCAGAGTGAGGATTTTGAGGAGCAGTGCTcattcaacatgtttaatatcCGTGGCCAGCCCCGGGCTCAGCCCATATATGCAACAATTAAGGTGAATGGCGAAGAGCTGAACATGGAAGTGGACACTGGGGCCTCAGCTTCAGTAATCAGTCAAACCACATTCAACAGGTTGTGGAGCTCAGGGGGTGCACCTGCAATGGAAGAGACAAGTATTAGGCTCAGAACGTACACGGGTGAGTGCATTCCACTCGTGGGGGCTATCAAGGTGGACATTGTATATCAAGAACAGCAGGCCGCGGTGACACTGCTTGTGGTCGAGGGGGAGGGACCGAGCTTGTTGGGGCGGGATCTCCTCCAGAAAATTCACCTGAATTGGGGACAGATCTGGGGTGAAATCAAACATACCACTGTGGTACAGGACATCATAGGGAAATATGCTGATGTCTTTAAAGAGGAATTGGGTACCCTCCGAGGGACCACAGTTAAACTGTGTGTGGACCCCAAAGCACAACCGCGTTTCTTCAAACCACGAACAGTACCATATGCCATGAAAGCTAAGGTTGAGGCGGAGTTGGAAAGGCTACAAAGGGCAGGGGTGATTGAGCCTGTGGAGTTTTCTGACTGGGCAGCCCCAATAGTGCCAGTGGTGAAGGAGGACGGGGAAGTGCGCATATGTGGGGATTACAAAATGACCATTAATCAGGCCTCACAGCTCGACACCTACCCCCTACCGCGAGTGGAGGACCTATTTGCTACACTAGCAGGTGGAAAAACATTCACTAAACTAGACATGAGTCACGCATATCAGCAACTTTTGCTAGATGAAGACTCTAAGCAATATGTGACTATAAACACTCACAAGGGGCTATTCAAGTATAACCGCCTGGTGTTTGGCGTTGCCTCAAGCCCGGCTATTTTCCAACGCACCATGGACAATCTGTTTCAGAACATTCCCCAGGTTGccgtctacctggatgacattctCGTCACAGGTAAAACAGAAGAGGAACACTTGCAAAACCTTGACCTGGTGTTAAAGAGAATGTCTGAGGCTGGGCTGCGTCTGAAATGCAGTAAGTGTGTTTTTCAAGCTCCAAGTGTCACATATCTGGGCCATCGGATTTCAGCTCAGGGCTTGTCTCCAGTCGAAGACAAAGTGAGAGCAATTAAGGAAGCCCCAACACCAAAGGACATTGCAGAGCTTAGGTCGTTTCTGGGTCTAGTGAACTATTATGGGAAGTTTTTACCAGACCTCTCGACCGTACTGGCCCCACTCTACCAGCTGCTACACAAAGGCTGTGTGTGGAGATGGCAGCAGGATCAGGACAACGCTTTCCAGCACGTAAAGGGACTGTTACACTCAACACGACTGCTGGTACATTTTGACCCAGACAAGGAGGTCATTCTATCGTGTGATGCCTCCCCGTATGGACTGGGGGCAGTTCTTTCGCACCGCATGGAGGATGGAAGTGAGAAGCCAATCAGCTATGTGTCACGTACTCTTACTGCAGCAGAAAAGGGGTACTCGCAATTAGAGAAGGAGGGCCTGGCGGTTGTTTTTGCAGTAAAGCGTTTCCACCACTACCTGTTTGGTCGCCCTTTTACCATCTTCACAGACCATAAGCCTCTAATGGGTCTGTTCAGTGAGACAAAGGGCATTCCACCCATGGCCTCAGCAAGAATACAGCGCTGGGCATTAACCCTGTCAGCATACCAGTACAGCATAGAGTACAAGGTGGGTAGCGACAATGCAAATGCTGATGCTTTTAGCCGTCTGCCTCTCCCAGACACACCACACCACACAGGCTTTCCCCCAGAGACTGTTTTTCTGATGGACAGACTGTCACAGGCTCCAGTGACAGCAAAGCAAATAAAGCTGTGGACTGAAAGAGACCCAGTGTTGTCGCAGGTGAAGAGGTGGGTGATGCAGGGGTGGCCTGCCACTGTGGAACAGGAGGGGTTCAAACCTTACGTCAAGCGCAAACTTGAATTAAGTGTCCTTGATGGCTGTCTCCTCTGGGGTTCCAGAGTGATTGTCCCACCTCCAGGGCGGGCTCAAGTGATGGACGAGCTACATGAGGCCCACCCCGGGGTTTCCCGTATGAAAAGTCTCGCCAGATCATTTGTGTGGTGGCCTGGGATGGACTGTGCTTTAGAAGAAAAGGTGAAGGTATGTTCGCAGTGTCAAAGCAACCTGAAGATGCCAGCGGCAGCGCCACTACACCCATGGCAGTGGCCCGGCCGTCCGTGGTCCAGGCTTCACCTGGATTTTGCTGGCCCATTTATGGGTCGGATGTTTTTAGTGCTAGTGGATGCGCACTCCAAGTGGCTCGAGGCACATATCATGTCAAATATTACTGCACTTACTACTACAGACACACTGAGAAGCATTTTCGCAACACATGGGCTGCCAGACACAATTGTGACAGACAATGGGCCCACTTTCACCAGTGAGGTTTTCAAGGAGTTTATGGATAGAAACGGGATTCGTCATGTCTGCACTGCTCCCTATCATCCCGCGTCCAATGGCTTGGCAGAGCGGGCTGTGGAGACTTTCAAAGAGGGGCTGCGGAAGATGTCGGGACAATCGGTGGAAACCAAGCTCGCACGCTTCCTGTTTCAATACAGGATTACTCCACACACAACTACGGGAGTGTCTCCAGCTGAGATGTTGCTGGGGAGGAGACCAAAGTCTCATCTGGACCTCCTCCAGCCAGACATCAGAGCGAGGGTTGCCAGGTATCAGGAGGAGCAAAAAGCAAGGCGGGACCAACATGCCAAAGAGAGACATTTTCACCCAGGGGACAGAGTGTATGTCAAGAACTTTGCCATAGGTTCACCCTGGTTGCCAGGGGTAATCCACCGCCAGACAGGGCCAGTATCTTTTGTTGTGGAATTATGTGATGGTAGGCAGGTGCGCAGGCACCAAGATCACTTGCGGGTCCGCCATGATGGGGGAGGGAAGAGTTCTCACGGTTCTCACGGG